One segment of Ignavibacteria bacterium DNA contains the following:
- a CDS encoding PQQ-binding-like beta-propeller repeat protein, with protein sequence MNKLIPLVVMSMLLVMWPAHAQKGSGAAWRVTTQDDFASIRYPQDRGRVVLANGAKVWSHNTTTGQLEWTIEVPDHESDGVAMVMLKDRFLVSSTKNSVLCYATADGKKLWELTLDGIDQSDYSAYTDDDADRVILRYKEKIVEINATTGKENWRSTINMDLREKGEVSLYMLPKTKRTIVFTKDATADVFDDASGKKILSVPCKPNMDIAGTSSEWVNVPETENTLILLDEDNVVILDVVNGKELARLPFKIDGDLKPLYPDTIGCMILGADALMYVNTSSGKSVQRPFSYSDMRGQSLLNVNGKWQIWMASVDKMVVLDAEAPALLWESAAGDKQYAGFAHSVFAPKGGVNENGGIVLAAYVEPRSDGDNPGTYLYAQGINAQTGKVVYKNVITVAKDVISSKEFKDIGMWYSLFELKGTSCIAVTSRESLLNPTTRTEPGEGIVAFNSKTGVVQYGQYFAVAQGMDEDYGEPPVEWIRGVAYMAGNRSVVAVDLATGKKLWTIDKELGGQAFALDQIDGVVYAKIGRKQYTAVYTLGNDSFLANYTSTSSADKFTASDVWSSKPFGFTAIDASTGKLLWHMGVETDPEMAVGKFKIRGNKVMKMFSFRDFFDESKKQLYYSDLDNVYALKMGPQGGTHAWTLSLDDAGLGDVDYENAFGYDTKEQVLTQPVKLNWDGKSLVMFGQDAIGALNTSSGKTTWVHEWRYARDKVKYVPRMIGTNLLYSVRGKIVYLDLATGLTLWSDEIADDASISSIKDSPFLITWDDDVLAGYKLK encoded by the coding sequence ATGAACAAGCTGATACCACTCGTGGTCATGTCTATGCTGTTGGTCATGTGGCCGGCACACGCTCAGAAGGGTAGCGGTGCAGCATGGAGAGTAACGACACAGGATGACTTTGCAAGCATCCGATATCCGCAGGACCGGGGGCGCGTTGTGCTCGCAAATGGTGCAAAGGTGTGGTCGCATAACACCACTACAGGTCAACTCGAGTGGACAATTGAAGTGCCGGATCACGAGAGTGACGGAGTTGCAATGGTCATGCTCAAGGACAGGTTCCTTGTGAGCTCAACCAAGAACAGTGTTCTCTGTTATGCTACCGCAGATGGTAAGAAGTTGTGGGAGCTTACGCTAGATGGTATCGATCAAAGCGACTACTCAGCATATACCGATGACGATGCTGATCGCGTCATCCTTCGATATAAGGAGAAGATCGTGGAGATCAACGCAACTACAGGCAAGGAGAATTGGAGATCCACGATCAATATGGATCTGCGAGAGAAGGGCGAAGTGAGCCTCTATATGCTCCCGAAAACGAAACGCACGATCGTGTTTACGAAGGACGCAACGGCGGATGTCTTTGACGATGCGTCGGGAAAGAAGATCCTCAGCGTTCCCTGTAAGCCAAACATGGACATTGCGGGAACGAGCAGTGAATGGGTGAATGTCCCGGAAACCGAGAATACGCTTATCCTTCTGGATGAAGACAACGTTGTGATTCTTGATGTAGTGAATGGCAAGGAGCTTGCGCGTCTCCCCTTCAAGATCGATGGTGACTTGAAGCCCCTTTATCCAGACACGATCGGCTGCATGATCCTTGGTGCCGATGCATTGATGTATGTGAACACGTCCAGCGGCAAGTCTGTGCAACGTCCGTTCTCCTACTCCGACATGCGTGGACAAAGTCTGTTGAATGTGAATGGCAAGTGGCAGATCTGGATGGCATCTGTTGACAAGATGGTTGTTCTCGATGCAGAAGCACCTGCTCTGTTATGGGAATCTGCAGCTGGTGACAAACAATACGCCGGGTTTGCTCATTCGGTGTTTGCTCCTAAGGGCGGAGTAAATGAAAACGGGGGAATTGTCCTCGCCGCCTATGTAGAACCGCGCTCCGACGGAGACAATCCCGGTACATATCTCTATGCCCAAGGCATCAATGCCCAAACAGGCAAGGTGGTGTATAAGAACGTGATCACCGTTGCTAAGGACGTGATCTCTTCCAAGGAGTTCAAGGACATCGGCATGTGGTATTCCCTGTTTGAGCTAAAGGGTACCTCTTGCATCGCCGTTACATCTCGCGAGTCGTTGCTGAATCCAACTACGAGAACCGAGCCCGGAGAAGGAATTGTTGCCTTCAATAGCAAGACCGGAGTTGTTCAATACGGCCAGTATTTCGCAGTTGCTCAGGGAATGGACGAGGACTATGGAGAGCCGCCCGTTGAGTGGATACGTGGAGTGGCCTATATGGCTGGTAACAGATCTGTTGTTGCAGTGGACCTGGCAACGGGAAAAAAGTTGTGGACGATCGACAAGGAACTTGGTGGTCAGGCCTTTGCTCTAGACCAGATCGATGGTGTGGTATATGCGAAGATTGGAAGGAAGCAATACACAGCAGTCTACACTCTTGGCAATGACAGTTTCTTAGCCAACTACACAAGCACGTCCAGTGCTGATAAGTTCACTGCCTCTGACGTATGGTCATCCAAACCCTTTGGCTTCACCGCCATCGATGCCTCCACGGGGAAACTGCTCTGGCATATGGGAGTAGAGACCGATCCGGAAATGGCCGTTGGGAAATTCAAGATCCGTGGTAACAAGGTGATGAAGATGTTCTCGTTCCGTGACTTTTTTGATGAATCAAAGAAGCAACTGTATTACTCCGATCTTGACAACGTATATGCATTGAAGATGGGCCCACAAGGCGGCACTCATGCATGGACCCTGTCATTGGACGACGCAGGTCTCGGTGATGTTGATTATGAGAATGCCTTTGGTTACGACACCAAGGAACAAGTACTCACGCAACCTGTGAAACTGAACTGGGATGGAAAGTCGCTTGTCATGTTCGGTCAGGACGCCATTGGAGCACTGAATACATCAAGTGGCAAAACAACCTGGGTCCACGAATGGCGGTATGCTAGAGACAAGGTGAAATACGTCCCTCGGATGATCGGGACAAACCTCCTCTATTCCGTTCGAGGTAAGATCGTCTACCTTGATCTTGCAACAGGTTTAACTCTCTGGTCAGATGAGATAGCCGATGACGCCTCCATCAGCAGTATTAAGGATAGCCCCTTTCTCATCACGTGGGATGATGATGTGCTCGCCGGCTATAAGCTCAAGTAG
- a CDS encoding MBL fold metallo-hydrolase, whose amino-acid sequence MLARNTQREPSGDLPVVRVDPASLLVPPAHPRLTWFGHSAVMLEISGMCVLLDPMLGRVPAPFPFLGRNRYSKSTPIEIEDMPKIDVVVISHDHYDHLDHGSVLRLLPKVKHWVVCLGVARHLIRWGVSPSNIIELDWHEAVQIKDVHFTCTPARHFSGRGFWDRHKSLWSSWVISSPLTRIFFNADSGYGPHFAEIGKTYGPFDLALVECGQYNPKWQAIHMMPEESVQAAIDLCAVVAMPIHWAAFTLALHPWYEPVERFTAEALRLGLQATTPRIGQSITIGDEQPSDRWWG is encoded by the coding sequence ATGCTCGCGCGCAATACACAGCGTGAGCCGTCCGGTGATCTGCCGGTTGTCCGCGTGGATCCCGCCTCATTGCTTGTGCCGCCAGCCCATCCGCGTCTCACCTGGTTCGGACACTCTGCGGTAATGCTCGAGATCAGCGGCATGTGCGTCCTGCTTGATCCGATGTTGGGTCGGGTGCCTGCCCCCTTCCCCTTCCTTGGCAGAAACAGATACAGCAAAAGCACACCCATCGAGATCGAGGATATGCCGAAGATCGACGTAGTGGTGATCTCCCACGATCACTATGATCATCTTGATCACGGCTCGGTGTTGAGGCTTCTTCCGAAGGTCAAACATTGGGTTGTATGCCTTGGTGTTGCCCGACATCTCATTCGTTGGGGCGTATCACCATCGAACATCATTGAGCTGGATTGGCATGAGGCTGTGCAGATCAAGGATGTACACTTCACCTGTACACCTGCCCGACATTTCTCGGGAAGGGGCTTCTGGGATCGTCACAAGTCGCTGTGGAGTTCATGGGTGATCTCCTCTCCACTGACACGCATCTTCTTCAATGCCGACAGCGGATACGGTCCGCACTTTGCAGAGATCGGCAAGACATATGGTCCGTTCGATCTTGCCCTCGTAGAATGCGGACAATACAACCCCAAGTGGCAAGCCATCCACATGATGCCCGAAGAGTCTGTGCAAGCAGCCATCGATCTGTGCGCCGTTGTTGCCATGCCCATTCACTGGGCTGCGTTCACGCTTGCATTACATCCGTGGTATGAGCCCGTGGAGCGGTTCACGGCGGAAGCACTCCGATTGGGACTTCAAGCGACTACACCACGCATTGGCCAATCGATCACTATTGGCGACGAGCAGCCGAGTGATCGTTGGTGGGGATAG
- a CDS encoding aspartate ammonia-lyase — MAQQSFRTERDLLGEKQIPSEAYYGVQTLRAMENFKISGVMINHYPGFIEAWAMVKLAAAHANYDVGAMKKETYDAIEKACKAVLDGKYHDQFQVDWYQGGAGTSTNMNANEVLANIALELSGHKKGEYAIIDPHDHLNMSQSTNDSYPTAIKVAFILRNARLIDELELLVQSFRAKGNAFIDIVKMGRTEMQDAVPMTVGQEFHAFAAALEGEIAFLKDAERYLYEVNMGATAIGTGINVPKGYPEKCAGYLAELTKRPIVPAKDMIAATWDQQGYVVYSSALKSLAVKLSKISNDLILLTSGPRAGLFEINLPALQPGSSIMPGKVNPVVPEVMNIVAFRVMGNDYSVTMAAHHGQLQLNAYEPLAGLAVIESQSLLYRTSIIFRTKCIDGITVNEKTLQHNMETTVGIVTALNPVLGYERATELAAEAYKTGKGILTIIREKKILTEAQIKEIMDPTKLTGLDKSIYPKK; from the coding sequence ATGGCACAACAATCATTCCGTACCGAGAGGGATCTGCTTGGTGAAAAGCAGATCCCAAGCGAGGCCTACTATGGCGTGCAAACCCTGCGTGCGATGGAGAACTTCAAGATCTCCGGTGTGATGATCAATCACTATCCGGGATTCATCGAAGCGTGGGCAATGGTGAAATTGGCTGCTGCCCACGCGAACTACGACGTGGGTGCGATGAAGAAGGAGACGTACGATGCTATAGAGAAGGCATGCAAGGCCGTGCTTGACGGAAAGTATCACGATCAGTTCCAGGTGGACTGGTATCAAGGGGGCGCAGGTACATCCACCAACATGAATGCGAATGAAGTGTTGGCAAACATTGCATTGGAGTTGAGCGGACACAAGAAGGGTGAATATGCGATCATCGATCCGCACGATCATTTGAACATGTCGCAGTCCACCAACGACTCCTATCCAACGGCCATCAAGGTTGCCTTCATTCTGCGCAATGCACGGTTGATCGACGAACTAGAGCTGTTGGTACAGTCCTTCCGGGCAAAGGGCAATGCCTTCATCGACATCGTAAAGATGGGTCGGACAGAGATGCAGGATGCCGTTCCAATGACCGTAGGTCAAGAATTCCACGCCTTTGCAGCCGCACTTGAAGGCGAGATCGCCTTTCTCAAAGATGCCGAGCGGTACCTGTATGAAGTGAATATGGGTGCAACCGCCATCGGAACCGGTATCAATGTTCCCAAGGGATATCCGGAGAAGTGTGCAGGCTACTTGGCCGAGCTCACCAAACGTCCGATCGTACCGGCCAAGGACATGATCGCTGCAACGTGGGATCAGCAAGGGTATGTTGTGTATTCATCAGCGCTGAAGAGTTTGGCAGTGAAGCTCTCGAAGATCTCCAACGATCTGATCCTCCTTACATCCGGTCCACGTGCCGGACTCTTCGAGATCAACCTTCCGGCGTTGCAGCCTGGCTCTTCTATCATGCCGGGGAAGGTGAACCCCGTTGTGCCCGAAGTGATGAACATCGTTGCCTTCCGCGTGATGGGTAATGACTACAGTGTTACCATGGCAGCCCATCATGGTCAACTCCAGCTCAATGCTTATGAGCCCCTTGCCGGACTTGCCGTGATAGAATCTCAAAGCCTCCTCTACCGCACATCCATCATCTTCCGAACGAAGTGTATCGATGGAATCACGGTGAATGAGAAGACCCTTCAGCACAACATGGAAACCACAGTGGGTATCGTAACAGCACTCAATCCTGTACTTGGCTACGAGCGTGCAACAGAACTTGCAGCAGAAGCCTACAAGACGGGGAAGGGAATCCTTACGATCATCCGCGAGAAGAAGATCCTCACGGAAGCACAGATCAAGGAGATAATGGATCCTACCAAACTCACCGGACTGGATAAGAGTATCTATCCGAAGAAGTGA
- a CDS encoding anaerobic C4-dicarboxylate transporter produces the protein MWIELLILLACIVLGARLGGIGLGATGGMGLAILVFAFGLPPGSPPTVVLGMIIAVITALASMQAAGGLDYLVLLAARVMKKKPEYITFVAPYVTYLLVFASGTQHVIYALMPVIVEVSAKADIRPERPLSMSVIASQAGVIASPVSAAMVAMIGALVTWNVSLVQILSVIIPATLLGVLIGTLSVAWRGKKLSEDPVFLERVAAGKVNLSVSTEVPTGEKLRNARGSLMIFLLAILCVVILGIFPGMVDVETGQAVMIVMLAASALIMLIFKAKADETVKNSIMRGGIVAVISILGVSWMGSSFFEGNRTEIVQGIGGIVEQAPWAFAIGLFVLSILLISQAATVVTLMPVAVALGMPLAILIGVYPATNGSFFLPTYGTVLAAVSFDQTGSTRIGIYLLNHSFMLPGLVTTISTTLIALALANILL, from the coding sequence ATGTGGATCGAACTGCTGATCCTTCTTGCGTGCATCGTTCTCGGTGCTCGATTAGGGGGCATTGGGTTGGGTGCTACCGGCGGAATGGGTCTTGCCATTCTTGTGTTCGCATTTGGTCTGCCACCGGGATCTCCGCCAACAGTTGTACTAGGAATGATCATCGCCGTGATCACCGCCTTGGCATCGATGCAGGCAGCGGGTGGATTGGACTACCTCGTGTTGCTTGCCGCGCGGGTGATGAAGAAGAAGCCGGAGTACATCACCTTTGTAGCACCATACGTTACCTACCTGCTCGTGTTTGCAAGCGGAACACAACACGTGATCTATGCCTTGATGCCGGTGATCGTAGAGGTCTCGGCAAAGGCGGATATTCGTCCGGAGCGACCTCTTTCGATGAGTGTTATCGCATCGCAAGCGGGCGTGATCGCATCACCTGTTAGTGCTGCCATGGTTGCCATGATCGGTGCACTTGTTACATGGAACGTTTCGCTTGTACAGATCCTCTCTGTGATCATTCCGGCAACTCTTCTTGGTGTGTTGATCGGCACACTGTCCGTTGCATGGAGAGGAAAGAAGCTGAGCGAAGATCCGGTGTTTCTCGAGCGAGTTGCAGCAGGAAAGGTGAACCTCTCCGTGTCGACCGAGGTACCAACAGGAGAGAAGCTTCGAAACGCTCGCGGCTCCTTGATGATCTTTCTGCTGGCTATTCTGTGTGTGGTGATCCTTGGGATCTTCCCCGGAATGGTGGATGTAGAGACAGGTCAAGCCGTGATGATCGTGATGTTGGCTGCCTCTGCACTGATCATGCTCATCTTCAAGGCCAAGGCCGACGAGACAGTGAAGAACAGCATCATGCGCGGTGGGATCGTTGCGGTGATCTCCATTCTTGGCGTATCGTGGATGGGTTCTTCGTTCTTTGAAGGGAACAGAACAGAGATCGTGCAGGGCATTGGAGGGATCGTTGAACAGGCGCCCTGGGCGTTTGCGATCGGACTCTTCGTACTCTCTATTCTTCTCATCAGTCAGGCAGCAACTGTTGTGACTCTTATGCCTGTGGCTGTTGCGTTAGGAATGCCCCTTGCCATTCTCATTGGCGTCTATCCGGCTACCAACGGTTCCTTCTTCCTTCCCACCTACGGTACTGTCCTTGCGGCTGTGTCGTTTGATCAGACAGGCAGTACGAGGATCGGGATATATCTGCTCAACCACAGCTTCATGCTGCCCGGACTTGTCACAACGATCTCAACAACCCTTATTGCTCTTGCCTTAGCCAATATTCTCCTCTAG
- a CDS encoding aspartate-alanine antiporter, which produces MFILDQLFDILRTNTELAFFLALGGGYLVGRIKIGGQPIGAVLGVLVVGLIVGQIGIAIADDVKWILFYLFLFAIGFKCGPQFVHGLRSSGAVQIGLTVVFFVVALAVVYLCAVLFGFDAGTGAGLFAGALTASAALGVAGDLVSKMPLTEAERQLLMSNMTSAFAASYFIGVIITTWFLSRMGPVIMRSKIVEDCRSLETEMGVMAIGEEQVSAYRAIVMRGYRIPADMSGITVADLEARFNEARVFVERVVVDGVSRDSAPDLVLHEGDHVGLSGRDEVLVSSSNPLRSEEISDKILLNVPTQNVSVVVTSNTFTGKQMSQLGQETQARGVFLVKHERAGQVLPTSMSTVLQSGDVLTISGRANAVERVARLLGKVKETSVSTDMVVVGLTIVLGGLIGIPAMRVAGIDLGLSVSVGILIGGLVLGWWYSTHPRQPRIPDSVLWFFDSVGLTGFVAVTALCAGHAFVTSIQDSGLALVIGSVAVTVIPHLATILIGRYVFKVHPGILLGISAGAGTSAPGLAAVQEAAQSQIPTLGYGVTYALGNILLALGGSIIISLLAP; this is translated from the coding sequence ATGTTCATCCTCGATCAGCTATTCGATATCCTCCGCACGAACACAGAGCTTGCATTCTTTCTTGCGCTCGGCGGAGGATATCTCGTTGGTCGGATAAAGATCGGCGGACAACCGATCGGCGCTGTTCTTGGAGTGCTCGTGGTGGGCCTCATTGTTGGACAGATCGGGATCGCTATTGCCGATGATGTGAAGTGGATCTTATTCTACCTCTTCCTGTTTGCCATCGGCTTCAAATGTGGACCCCAGTTCGTACACGGATTGAGGTCGAGCGGTGCGGTTCAGATCGGACTTACCGTTGTCTTCTTTGTTGTAGCTCTAGCCGTGGTCTATCTCTGCGCGGTTCTGTTCGGATTTGATGCCGGTACAGGGGCTGGACTCTTTGCAGGTGCACTCACGGCCTCGGCAGCACTTGGTGTTGCGGGAGACCTCGTGTCCAAGATGCCCCTTACCGAAGCCGAGAGACAATTGTTGATGTCGAACATGACCAGCGCCTTTGCTGCGAGCTACTTCATCGGCGTGATCATCACCACATGGTTTCTCTCGCGCATGGGTCCGGTGATCATGCGTTCTAAGATCGTGGAGGACTGTAGATCCCTTGAGACAGAAATGGGTGTGATGGCCATCGGTGAGGAGCAAGTGTCTGCCTATCGCGCCATCGTCATGCGTGGGTATCGTATCCCTGCCGATATGTCCGGGATCACCGTTGCCGATCTCGAAGCACGGTTCAATGAGGCACGGGTCTTTGTTGAACGTGTGGTCGTAGACGGTGTATCGCGAGATTCGGCTCCAGATCTTGTTCTGCATGAAGGTGATCATGTTGGACTTTCCGGACGGGATGAGGTGTTGGTGAGTTCGTCCAATCCGTTGCGAAGCGAGGAGATCAGCGACAAGATCCTTCTCAATGTTCCAACCCAGAACGTATCTGTTGTTGTCACGTCAAACACCTTCACTGGCAAGCAGATGAGTCAGCTTGGCCAGGAGACACAGGCACGCGGAGTATTCCTCGTCAAACACGAACGCGCCGGACAGGTGTTGCCAACGTCGATGTCAACCGTGTTGCAGTCCGGAGACGTACTCACGATCTCCGGACGAGCGAACGCCGTAGAGAGAGTAGCGCGGTTGTTGGGGAAGGTAAAGGAGACATCCGTTTCCACGGATATGGTAGTTGTTGGTCTCACGATCGTCCTAGGCGGACTCATCGGTATCCCAGCCATGAGGGTAGCAGGAATAGATCTTGGACTCAGCGTAAGCGTGGGTATCCTTATCGGCGGACTTGTACTCGGGTGGTGGTATTCAACACATCCGCGTCAGCCGCGAATACCTGATTCGGTATTGTGGTTCTTTGATTCTGTGGGACTCACGGGATTTGTGGCCGTAACCGCACTATGTGCCGGTCACGCCTTTGTTACGTCGATCCAGGATTCAGGACTAGCGCTCGTGATCGGCAGTGTAGCGGTAACGGTCATTCCACACCTCGCCACCATCCTCATTGGCCGATATGTCTTTAAGGTCCACCCCGGCATCTTGCTCGGTATCAGTGCCGGCGCCGGAACGTCTGCTCCAGGCCTAGCTGCCGTTCAAGAGGCTGCACAGAGTCAGATCCCCACGCTCGGATATGGAGTGACCTATGCACTTGGCAACATCCTTCTCGCACTTGGTGGCTCGATCATCATTTCACTGCTTGCCCCCTGA
- a CDS encoding type II asparaginase: MKNALFVSLAFVLSIHATPLLGQTTNLPKVMILATGGTIAGSAESQTSVGYTSGAVTVDVLIKAVPGLTKIARISGEQVASIGSQDMNNEVWLKLAKRVNEILKADTVDGIVITHGTDTMEETAYFLQLVVKGRKPVVLTGSMRPSTALSADGPLNIYNAVAVAGDTGSRGRGVLVAVNDNIHGGREITKTNTTSVQTFESPQYGLIGTTLYGKQSFFRYPFRKNTTTSEFTIDGVTSFPRVDVIYAHANMSPDLIDAAVKNGAKGLIVAGVGDGNMTTPALEALARAAKSGVVIVRSSRVPSGHTWRNSEVDDDKYGFVAAGELLPSKARVLLMLALLKTSEPLAIQKMFDTY, from the coding sequence ATGAAGAATGCCCTATTCGTTTCGTTGGCCTTTGTTCTGTCCATACATGCAACACCTCTGCTTGGACAAACAACAAACCTTCCAAAGGTGATGATCCTTGCCACAGGCGGTACCATCGCCGGTTCAGCAGAGAGTCAAACATCTGTTGGCTACACATCCGGCGCTGTAACGGTTGATGTGCTCATCAAGGCCGTACCCGGACTCACCAAGATCGCTCGCATCTCTGGTGAACAGGTTGCCAGCATCGGTAGTCAGGACATGAACAATGAGGTGTGGCTCAAACTCGCAAAACGTGTGAACGAGATTCTCAAGGCAGATACGGTTGATGGTATCGTTATCACTCATGGCACGGATACCATGGAAGAAACTGCCTACTTCCTCCAACTTGTGGTAAAGGGGCGTAAACCCGTTGTCCTAACCGGTTCGATGCGTCCGTCAACAGCACTCAGCGCAGATGGACCTCTCAACATCTACAATGCGGTTGCAGTTGCCGGAGATACGGGTTCTCGCGGACGTGGCGTTCTTGTGGCAGTGAACGATAACATCCATGGCGGACGTGAGATCACAAAAACAAACACAACGTCTGTTCAGACATTTGAGTCGCCACAATACGGATTGATCGGCACCACACTCTATGGCAAACAAAGCTTCTTCCGCTATCCCTTCCGCAAGAACACCACAACATCAGAATTCACGATTGACGGAGTAACATCCTTCCCACGCGTCGATGTGATCTATGCACATGCCAACATGTCTCCGGATCTTATCGATGCGGCTGTGAAGAACGGTGCTAAGGGGCTTATCGTTGCCGGTGTTGGTGATGGGAACATGACCACTCCCGCCCTCGAAGCTCTTGCACGCGCTGCAAAGTCCGGCGTAGTGATCGTACGTTCATCACGTGTTCCATCCGGCCACACGTGGCGCAACTCCGAAGTTGATGACGACAAGTATGGCTTTGTAGCAGCAGGGGAACTCCTTCCGTCAAAGGCACGTGTTCTCCTCATGCTTGCGCTTCTGAAGACCAGTGAGCCGCTTGCGATCCAGAAGATGTTTGACACCTACTGA
- a CDS encoding helix-turn-helix transcriptional regulator, producing the protein MAFELICSVREHRKEKGLTQGELAQRIGVSRQSINYIENGSISPSIKLALLIALELDCSIESIFILRGTHD; encoded by the coding sequence ATGGCATTCGAATTGATCTGTTCTGTGCGAGAGCACCGGAAGGAAAAGGGGTTGACTCAGGGTGAGCTTGCTCAGCGCATTGGCGTGAGTCGCCAGTCCATCAATTACATAGAGAACGGCTCGATCTCCCCTTCAATCAAACTTGCTCTGCTTATCGCGCTCGAGCTGGATTGTTCAATAGAGTCGATCTTCATTCTGAGAGGAACCCATGACTAG